The proteins below come from a single Azospirillum thiophilum genomic window:
- a CDS encoding lytic transglycosylase domain-containing protein — protein sequence MRTLSLPAVIGKSARTAVFAGLLALIAALPGALPAAAALSPQDIAIYREAFKLADGDRLAEAQGVASQARDPLPAKVIRWMALASPGGGSFADIAAFVRENPDWPNMAGLRRQAEMAMPDLPPADVVEWFRQNPPQTNDGFVRYADALIATGSVERATTLIRQRWADSILGADEEATFLARYTPYLRQQDHKARIDRLLWARQEAPVRRMLPFFDEAYDTLIEARIALDGDSAGAEAALSRVTPALRDDPGLMFDRARYLRRRGDDAGALEIIAKAGNDMGRPQSWWSERHLLARRAMERGDHNLAYRLVSTNGMSEGSAFADAEFLSGFLALRFLDKPSEAFAHFHKLFRSVTAPISKARGAYWCGRAAEALGETGPARDWYAKAATYPTTFYGQLAFRHVSGGSVALPPPPAVSSTDTATFNKREVVRVARLLAEIGGSTDDRLGSFVRRVSLDAKIPADYVLAARLASEVGRRDLAVAAAKDAAQNEVFLVDAGYPMIDARPAAPELALVHGIIRQESTFNPTIVSSAGARGLMQLMPATAQLVAGKLGLKHTNARLTADPGYNITLGSAYLADLIDRFNGSWVMAIAGYNAGPNRVRQWIQTYGDPRTEAVDVVDWIELIPISETRNYVQRVLEAVQVYRARLNGDRAEPNLDRDLRR from the coding sequence TTGCGCACATTATCCCTCCCCGCCGTCATCGGCAAGAGCGCCCGGACCGCTGTTTTCGCAGGTCTCCTCGCCCTGATCGCCGCGCTTCCCGGCGCCCTTCCGGCGGCAGCCGCGCTGAGCCCCCAGGACATCGCGATCTATCGCGAAGCCTTCAAGCTGGCCGACGGCGATAGACTGGCCGAGGCGCAGGGCGTCGCGTCGCAGGCACGTGACCCGCTGCCGGCCAAGGTCATCCGCTGGATGGCGCTGGCCAGCCCCGGCGGCGGCAGCTTCGCCGACATCGCCGCCTTCGTCCGCGAAAATCCGGACTGGCCGAACATGGCGGGACTGCGCCGGCAGGCGGAAATGGCGATGCCGGATCTGCCGCCCGCCGACGTGGTGGAGTGGTTCCGCCAGAACCCGCCGCAGACCAACGACGGCTTCGTCCGCTACGCCGACGCGCTGATCGCCACCGGCAGCGTGGAGCGGGCGACCACCCTGATCCGCCAGCGCTGGGCCGACTCCATCCTGGGCGCGGACGAGGAGGCGACCTTCCTCGCCCGCTATACCCCCTATCTGCGCCAGCAGGACCACAAGGCCCGCATCGACCGGCTGCTCTGGGCCAGGCAGGAGGCGCCGGTGCGCCGCATGCTGCCCTTCTTCGACGAGGCGTACGACACGCTGATCGAGGCGCGCATCGCGCTGGACGGCGACAGCGCCGGCGCCGAGGCGGCGCTGTCGCGCGTCACCCCGGCCCTGCGCGACGATCCCGGCCTGATGTTCGACCGCGCCCGCTATCTGCGCCGCCGCGGCGACGATGCCGGCGCGCTGGAGATCATCGCCAAGGCCGGCAACGACATGGGCCGGCCGCAATCCTGGTGGTCGGAGCGCCATCTGCTGGCCCGCCGGGCGATGGAGCGCGGCGACCACAACCTCGCCTACCGGCTGGTCAGCACCAACGGCATGAGCGAGGGCAGCGCCTTCGCCGACGCGGAGTTCCTGTCGGGCTTCCTGGCGTTGCGCTTCCTCGACAAGCCGTCGGAGGCCTTCGCGCATTTCCACAAGCTCTTTCGCTCGGTCACCGCGCCGATCAGCAAGGCACGCGGCGCCTACTGGTGCGGCCGGGCCGCCGAAGCGCTGGGAGAGACCGGGCCGGCGCGTGACTGGTACGCCAAGGCGGCGACCTACCCCACCACCTTCTATGGCCAGCTCGCCTTCCGCCATGTCTCCGGCGGCAGCGTCGCCCTGCCCCCGCCGCCGGCCGTGTCGAGCACCGACACGGCGACCTTCAACAAGCGCGAGGTGGTGCGTGTCGCCCGCCTGCTGGCGGAGATCGGCGGCAGCACCGACGACCGGCTGGGCAGCTTCGTCCGCCGCGTCAGCCTCGATGCCAAGATCCCGGCCGACTATGTGCTGGCCGCCCGGCTGGCGAGCGAGGTCGGCCGCCGCGACCTCGCCGTCGCCGCCGCCAAGGACGCCGCGCAGAACGAGGTGTTCCTGGTCGATGCCGGCTATCCGATGATCGACGCCCGCCCGGCGGCGCCCGAACTTGCGCTGGTCCACGGCATAATCCGGCAGGAGAGCACCTTCAACCCGACCATCGTGTCGTCGGCCGGTGCGCGCGGGCTGATGCAGCTGATGCCGGCGACGGCGCAGCTGGTGGCCGGCAAGCTGGGGCTGAAGCATACCAACGCCCGGCTGACCGCCGATCCCGGCTACAACATCACGCTCGGGTCCGCCTATCTGGCCGACCTGATCGACCGCTTCAACGGCTCCTGGGTGATGGCGATCGCCGGCTACAATGCCGGGCCGAACCGGGTGCGCCAATGGATCCAGACCTATGGCGATCCCCGCACCGAGGCGGTGGACGTGGTCGATTGGATCGAGCTGATCCCGATCTCGGAGACCCGAAACTATGTTCAGCGCGTGCTGGAGGCCGTGCAGGTCTACCGCGCCCGGCTGAACGGCGACCGGGCGGAACCGAACCTGGACCGCGACTTGCGGCGGTAG
- the dapA gene encoding 4-hydroxy-tetrahydrodipicolinate synthase, whose protein sequence is MFHGSIVALLTPFKGGKVDEKAFQSFVEWQVAQGTHGLVPCGTTGESPTLSHEEHNRVVELCIEAAGGKVPVMAGTGSNSTDEAIALTRHARQAGAQAALVVTPYYNKPSQEGLYQHFKAIHDAADLPIFIYNIPGRSVVDMSVATMARLAKLPNIVGVKDATADLARPSRLLQDVGTDFIQLSGEDATALAFNAQGGVGCISVTANIAPALCSAMQTAWAEGDLKEAFRLRDVLAPLHDSMFVETSPAPVKFAASLLGLSTDEVRLPLVTATDTARAAVRAAMSKAGLLS, encoded by the coding sequence ATGTTCCACGGTTCCATCGTCGCCCTTCTGACTCCGTTCAAGGGCGGGAAAGTGGACGAGAAGGCCTTCCAGTCCTTCGTTGAGTGGCAGGTCGCCCAGGGTACCCACGGTCTGGTGCCCTGCGGCACGACCGGCGAGTCGCCGACCCTCTCCCACGAGGAACACAACCGCGTCGTGGAGCTGTGCATCGAGGCGGCCGGCGGCAAGGTCCCGGTGATGGCCGGAACCGGTTCCAACTCGACCGACGAGGCGATCGCGCTGACCCGCCATGCCAGGCAGGCGGGCGCGCAGGCGGCGCTCGTGGTCACGCCCTATTACAACAAGCCGTCCCAGGAAGGTCTGTACCAGCATTTCAAGGCGATCCATGACGCGGCGGATTTGCCGATCTTCATTTACAACATTCCCGGCCGCAGTGTCGTGGATATGTCTGTGGCGACGATGGCGCGGCTGGCGAAGCTGCCCAACATCGTCGGCGTGAAGGACGCCACCGCCGATCTGGCCCGCCCGTCGCGCCTGCTGCAGGATGTCGGTACCGACTTCATCCAACTGTCGGGCGAGGACGCCACCGCGCTGGCCTTCAACGCGCAGGGCGGGGTGGGGTGCATCTCGGTGACCGCCAACATCGCCCCGGCGCTGTGTTCGGCCATGCAGACTGCCTGGGCCGAGGGCGACCTCAAGGAGGCCTTCCGCCTGCGCGACGTGCTGGCCCCGCTGCACGATTCGATGTTCGTGGAGACCAGCCCGGCCCCGGTGAAGTTCGCCGCCAGCCTGCTCGGGTTGTCGACCGACGAGGTCCGCCTGCCGCTGGTCACCGCGACCGATACCGCCCGCGCCGCCGTGCGTGCGGCCATGAGCAAAGCCGGCCTGCTGTCCTGA
- the smpB gene encoding SsrA-binding protein SmpB → MATREEAKKFAAQNRRARFDFFIDDVLEAGIMLTGTEVKSLRGGRASVNEAYAGLKGGELFLFNAYIPEYLQAGRIDQHEPKRPRKLLVRRRELDKLAAGIKQKGVTLIPMSVYFNDRGMAKVEIGVATGKKKHDKRESDKERSWQRDKARLMRDKG, encoded by the coding sequence TTGGCGACGCGCGAGGAAGCAAAGAAGTTCGCGGCACAGAACCGCCGCGCGCGATTCGACTTCTTCATCGACGATGTCCTTGAGGCCGGCATCATGCTGACCGGGACTGAGGTGAAGTCGCTGCGGGGCGGCCGTGCCAGTGTGAACGAGGCCTATGCCGGCCTGAAGGGCGGGGAGCTGTTCCTGTTCAACGCGTACATCCCCGAATATCTCCAGGCCGGCCGCATCGATCAGCACGAGCCGAAGCGGCCGCGCAAGCTGCTGGTCCGCCGCCGCGAGCTGGACAAGCTCGCGGCCGGCATCAAGCAGAAGGGCGTGACGCTGATCCCGATGTCGGTCTATTTCAACGACCGCGGCATGGCCAAGGTCGAGATCGGCGTCGCCACCGGCAAGAAGAAGCACGACAAGCGCGAAAGCGATAAGGAGCGCAGCTGGCAGCGCGACAAGGCGCGGCTGATGCGCGACAAGGGCTGA
- a CDS encoding methyltransferase, with protein sequence MSRLDNRATDRDSTVAAVAAEALSEIRPQGRLLVAFDSDGGIAEALRDGGAEVVAWNRLANGGQAATAWPAEGAFDGAVLRLPRGWAGFGMALHALASRLPPGAPLWIAGGNDEGITSAPKHFDDLAAEPQTLIVKRRARLLQTRRTDAPARGDLEDWRETVTLTLPDRTPPDGALDLVSYPGLFAHGHLDAGTECLLKVLPEVAAGTRVLDFGCGAGVIARAVYERQPDAPLTLLDIDAVALHAARRNVPDAELVLSDGLSGLGTRERFGLILSNPPLHRGKDEDFGMLDALVAGTKQYLKLRGTLVAVTQRTAGVGKLFKTAFGHSEMLLETPQFQVWAGSPK encoded by the coding sequence GTGTCACGTCTGGACAACCGGGCCACCGACCGCGACTCGACCGTCGCCGCCGTGGCCGCCGAAGCCCTGTCCGAAATCCGTCCCCAGGGCCGCCTCCTCGTCGCCTTCGACAGCGACGGCGGCATCGCCGAGGCCCTGCGTGACGGCGGGGCGGAGGTCGTGGCATGGAACCGGCTCGCCAACGGCGGGCAGGCTGCGACGGCGTGGCCGGCGGAGGGTGCCTTCGACGGCGCGGTCCTGCGCCTGCCGCGCGGCTGGGCCGGATTCGGGATGGCGCTGCATGCGCTTGCCTCGCGCCTGCCGCCCGGCGCCCCGCTGTGGATCGCCGGCGGCAACGACGAGGGCATCACCAGCGCACCCAAGCATTTCGACGATCTGGCTGCTGAGCCGCAAACGTTGATCGTCAAGCGCCGCGCCCGCCTGCTCCAGACCCGCCGAACCGATGCGCCGGCACGGGGCGATCTGGAGGATTGGCGGGAAACCGTCACCCTGACGCTGCCCGACCGGACGCCTCCCGATGGCGCTCTGGATCTGGTCTCCTATCCAGGGCTGTTCGCCCACGGTCATCTCGATGCCGGTACCGAATGCCTGCTGAAGGTGCTGCCCGAGGTCGCGGCCGGTACCCGCGTGCTCGATTTCGGCTGCGGCGCCGGGGTGATCGCCCGGGCTGTGTACGAGCGCCAGCCCGATGCGCCGCTGACCCTGCTGGACATCGATGCGGTCGCCCTGCATGCCGCCCGCCGGAATGTGCCGGATGCCGAACTGGTGCTGAGTGACGGCCTGTCCGGCCTCGGCACCCGCGAACGATTCGGCCTCATCCTGTCCAATCCACCGCTCCACCGCGGCAAGGACGAGGATTTCGGCATGCTCGACGCGCTGGTTGCGGGGACGAAGCAGTATCTGAAGCTGCGCGGCACGCTGGTCGCGGTGACGCAGCGGACGGCCGGCGTCGGCAAGCTGTTCAAGACCGCCTTCGGTCACAGCGAAATGCTGCTGGAAACCCCGCAGTTCCAGGTCTGGGCCGGGAGCCCGAAATAA